Within Triticum dicoccoides isolate Atlit2015 ecotype Zavitan chromosome 1B, WEW_v2.0, whole genome shotgun sequence, the genomic segment NNNNNNNNNNNNNNNNNNNNNNNNNNNNNNNNNNNNNNNNNNNNNNNNNNNNNNNNNNNNNNNNNNNNNNNNNNNNNNNNNNNNNNNNNNNNNNNNNNNNGCGGGCGGCGGCACGCGCTCAGGCCCCGATGGGCTCGGGCCGGCGGCGAGACGGAGGAGAGAGAAAGCACGGGGACAGGTGGCGCTGTTTGGTTGGCTGCGAgcacggcggcggacgtgtccggccgggggcggacgcgtccggcggcgcggggaggaattCGCTAGGGTTTGGGGTGTTTGGACTGCGAAATCTCGGGGGAGAGgccaatatataggtagagggagctaggagagtccaaatgagtagcggttttcggccacgcgatcgtgatcgaacgaccgagagcatggaagagacttagatgggttttgggccactttggaggggcattgggctgcaaagagaaaggggggtttcgggctacgcggttaaccgttggagtatcaaacgaactccaaatggcacgaaacttgacaggcggtctaccggtgatataccaaggccaattggcaagactcggtccattccgagaacgtttaacacccactcacaacaagaggcaaaaggggaaactcctgagggcataggagtgccggattgcgaaacggacaacggggaaaatgctcggatgcatgaaacgaacacgtatgcaaaatgaaatgcacatgatgacatgataaaatgccacacgcaagcaaatgacatggcaacgacggcgaataactggcggacacctggcgcatcgaatccggggcgttacagcatgTGTGATAAATATGGTGAGTATCGAGTAGGATTAACACAACCGCTGCATATCCGTAGGTCGTCTCGTCGGTTTGCCAACTCATAAAAGATCATGCATAAACACATAACATATAATAATTAGTGTATCTAATTAAATTATGTTAATCTCGaatacattaattaaataaaatTTAATACTAATCAATTTCGAAATTTTTAATTAACAAAGTTTTCATACTAAATTATTTCATATTTCGCACAAACATGTCCTGACAGAAATAGAACTTGTTAGATAAGTGGATTTGTTGTATCACAACACTTAAAGAGAACAACGAATGTTGTTTTCGTATGGTAAGGCACCCCTTCGATATCAACACCTTCCAACCGCAAGCAATACCTGTGCGAGTTACTTTTCTGGCCGTATGTCACCGTCAAAAGATTATCTTTGGGTCGTAGCGAGTCAAACAAGATCAACTACTCTATGGTGAAGCTGCAACTTCTGGGTGGAACTGCAGCAAAGTAGATTTGATGGAGTGGAGTTGATTTTGAAAGGATAGAACAGTCCCAAACAGGCTCTACATATTGGTTTCCTTGTGGTGTTTCTCACCATGCTTGTTTCATGGACTGTCTGGAACGAGCGAAACGCAAGGGTCTTCAAGCACAAGAGCGCTCCTCCAACTATTTTGCTTGTCTCCATAGAGACCGAGGCCAACCTTTGGGTCATCGGCGGTGCCAAAAAAATTAGAGTCCATTATTTCGCGAGAATGATGTCATGCCGTGTATTGAGTGACTTGTACCAaactctattctctcttattcaatggatgaggcaaagcttttgcctccgtttcaaataaAAAAATCACGTGCGATCTCGTCGATAGCTGCAATTCTTCATGCTTGAAACTACTCccaccgtcccataatataaaaacgtttagaAAGGTTCAAACCTTCATATAACCTTATTCCTTTTTATATGCTTCAATGCTTAATGTCGATGTGTATCGCCTTCATTGCAAAGTATCAAGCTGACTTTGCAGCTACTAGCTGTGCAAGCATACCATGCTTATTTATATATTAACCTTTTGCATTTTAAAGTCATTGCTATAATATATTTCAGATTATAGGTTCCTATGATTTGTTTTTGAATTCTATCGCTGCGATAATTATATTTCAAGAGTGGGAAAAATAATTGATTAGGACTGTAAGTGTATATGGTGTGTGGTTTATTCATGAGAAAAGGCTTAACTGACAGTCTGTTATTCCTATATTTGGTACAGATGCACATTTTGCATCTTATTTATTTCCTACGTATGCACATAAGCAGCAGAATGAGCAGCAGAATGCGTGCCCGATATCAGCTGTGAAAAAAGACAGGTCTGCATGGATTCGAACTTCAAAGTACTTCGTCCGTTTTtacatatttgtctttctagagatttcaataagtgacttcaagatgagtgaatctacactttaaaatatgtctatatacatccatatgtgtagtccatttgaaatctctaaaaagacaaatactccgtatttagaaacggagggagtaggaaataTTCTGGTTTGCTAACATTTCATGGAAGCACAGAGCTGAGGAAAAATAACTGAATGTCACCCATGTGCTAAATGGAGAACAAAAGTTATTTCAAAACTTATCATTTACATAATTTGCGGCCAAGAACACTGTACAAAATCATGCCTTTTTCAATTTCAAGTAAGTAGTAAGTACTCAGTTTGTAAGGATAAAACGGTAGCATCAACAGCTTAAGCCGGACCTAGTACTACTGCATGGGCACCGTCGCATCAGTTCTTCCCCTTGGCGAAGAGCCTGATTCTTTGTCCTGCTTAAAGGCCTTCTTCAGGAAGAATGCCATGGCAAGCTGTGCGCCGAGGTTAGACCGACCTTTCGACAGACAAACAATGCTTCCAATTAGCAAAAGTCCACTTGCAATCGTTTCCCGTGATGACTTCTTCCCTAGCTGCTTGCAGGGAGAAGTTCCGGATGAAGGTGTAGGAGGAGCAACAGCTGCAGCTGTATTCACCGGAGATCGATTACTTTCATCCACGTTGATCTGCAAGTCCTGGGGAAACTGATGCAAGAAAAAAGATTCATCAGAATGACATTCAGACATCATGTGGATACATACATAattttaaattcaaattcaaaagagTAGGCTGATACTACTTATGAACATATTGCATCTCCAAAACAATTGCATTGCCTGCATTGTTGTATCTTAATCATGGTAGCAAACAAGAGACAACTTACAATCCATAACAAGCAATAAACTAACATGAATCGACAAACTGGTAAGAAGCACCAACCTTCTTGGTAAGTCTTCGCATGGTCAAAATTGATATCGACGGACCACGGTGCTGAGGATACCGGCGTAAAGCATTGTTCATTTTACAAATATAATTCCAGATGCCCTTGGAAAAGGCCAGCTTTGCCATCTCGATGTTCATGCCATTGTCTTCATGGTGCAGCACTGTGATTTCACATGCGTCTCTTCCAGGGACTACAAGGTAAATTGTAGGTGTAACATTACCAACAGACCACGTAGATGATATAACTACCccattccaaaaatgatgaacctaGAAAGTGTGCAATAAAATTTCTCTAACTTTTACTATTTATATGTAAAAGGATTAATGAGACAGATCAAATGAAAATACTAACATCATTAGATTTGTCCTGAAATCGTTTCATAATTATGTATGCTTTTAGCTTTCTTTGCTAACATATTCATATAAGAAATAACGATCGAAATTGCATCTTCAAAACTTAGTCCATGTGTACAACGTCATGTAGTAAGATATATCCAAAAAAGATACTCCCCCTGTTCCAAAATAGTGTTACAGTGTATTTATTTGGTATTACTGATGTTGATAGTTTCATCTATGAACTTGGTCAAGCTTTACGAAGCTTGACTTCTGAAAAAATCTATACACACTATGTTTTGGAATGGAGGGTACTTGGTAGATGAATTTACTGCACATTTCAAGCAAATAATAATATACAAGGATTAACAAGCTATAAATCAAACAGATAATTATAAACCAATATTAAAAAGGTTTAAAATGGCACTTTCTATTCGTTCCAACTTCCGATTTCCATCAGAGGGGCACATATCAGGTTATACAGGAAATTAACTCAATGGGTACAGAAATACACTACTCAGTACAACTCAGTACACATAGCATTTCCAACTTCCGAGTTCTATTTGTTTTGAGTTCCCATCAAACGTGCACATAGCATTCAGTACAACTCAATGGGTACAGAAATTTTACACAAAGCCTCAGGTTCTTTTATTAGACAAAGTACAAGTCAATCCAATCCACATATTGATAAAGATACAGAGTTGTGATATAGTAGTTGCATTTGAATCTGAAAACTATGTATATATTTATATCTTATGGACATTATATAGGCTGATATTTCCTGTTGTAACAAAAGCTAGTCACATAATAGCATTCACTCAATGTCATTCTATATGCCACTTTTTAAAAAGCTACAATCACCACCAAACGAGTCACTGAAAGAAGATAGCTTAGTCTAAGCTAAATAAATACCAAATAGAAGGCCTTGTATCAATCTTCACTTACCTTTCCTAATACACCACCCCGATCTCAGAAGTCGTACTCGAACAAATTTTCTTTGTATTGGCGCAAGAGAGTGTTCACATTCCTGCCAGGATAAACTAATTAAACAAGGCAACCAGGTAATTTTGCAATAGCAATGTCATTCTCGTTCAGACTGCATATGGAGCAACTCAAGCGTAAACTGAGTGACAGTTTTTTTTAGAATGGCAGCTCAACTTTATTTCAAGTGACTAATGTTTCCTGGTTCAATTTCATTCAGGTGAGTGTTTTTCAACATCAGTTGAtacaattttttctttttttttctttcaagtGATTTTATGTTTATTTGGTTCAAGTGACTTTACTTTTTTTTTTGTTTAACATTAGTTCGAGTGATTTCATGTTTATTTGGTTCAACCTTAGTTCTAGTGATTGTAATTTTTTGGTTCAACCTTGGTTCATGTGATTGTATTTTTTTGGTTCAACCTTAGTTCAAGAGATTTTATGTTATCTATAATGGGCATAACATTACTGCCACAATATGTGTATGCAGTCACATCAATGAATTTTCAAGCATAAGAATGGAATCTTGAATTTCAGGTTAGAATAGAACATTTTAGATGTAACTGTGGCTCCATCAATTTGATTCTGTAATTTACTCCAGGAACATTGCTACCTTCTAGGTGACACAGGACGAGCTAATATTTTCATTTCAGGAGAAAATTACTGCATCCGTACAAAAACCATAAATAGCACAACTGCAGATAAATCGACATCTGAAAAGATGTCACATATATATATCACTGATGCACAGTTGTGTGAAACTGCAAATGAATAGTTTATGCAAGAGGCAGGGAGGGTGAGGAGATGTGACTAACCTTGACCAAGCAATAGAAAGAGTTCTCATCTGATGCCCAAACTCGCCATGCCAATATGTACTCTCTTGGTGTTAAAAGAGGGAACTTCTTAACTGTACGCCCTATCTCGATTCCGCTATCTTCATCACACTGCAGCTGCTCATGCTTTATCACAGTGTTATCCCACTCCATTCTGTACTCATTATCCATGTAAAAGTCCCTCAAAAGctctgttgagcatccctcataaGTTGTCACACTAAGATATCTAGGCGGGCCATCCTGCATTTGAGAACATTGTTCAGAATCCAGAAACAACCCATAGGCCCTATGAGATTTGATTTATCAGTAATTAGTGATTAACTCTTGCGACCATTATGAGTTCTAAATAATTGCAAAGCCTTAATTTCACACGTCAATTTCATGTAAAAGAAAACAGATACAGTTCCAATTCACCAGGAGAAAAAACATAACAATTATTCAAAAAAATTGTCTGTCACCATCTTTGAGAATTTTTCTAGTGGTCAGGTGGTGGCCGACTACCAAGGATTACGAGTCGATTGGTCGAGCGAAATGTTAATCCTTGTTCGACTAAACCCCTGAATTGATCGCAACGAGCACGTGCTATGATGTACTTATGTGGTACAAATCTTAATGTGCTTCTATCTAGCCTAATATCTCTAGGATGAACCCCAAGAGCAATAGCCAAACCCTGGCACATATTTATGTGTAAGATGAGAATGAATACAAATCAATGAGAAACAGGGATAAAGAGGCAGCGTTGCTACCTTGGTCCTCTCGCACCACGCCTTGTAGGAGACGGCGTCGTTCCCCTTGGCGATGACGGGGTTCCAGCCCTCGAGCTCCGGCTGGCGGGCGCCGACCCCCAGACTGCCCACCAGCCGCCTCAGATCGTCCTCCGTCACGAGGCCCTCCACCCTGCGGGAAACACAAACACCCCCATCCGATCAAATCAATCGCACGCATTCGACCAAGGGGCAAACAAGGGGATATCTGACCGACCCTGTGCTGGACCCGGaaccggaggagggggagggtgaGGCGGGGGCGGGCGCCGCGGGGGCGTCCTCCTGCTGCCGGGCGAGGCGTGCCCgcccccggcggcggcggcggacgaggagGACGGAGAGGTGGGCGACGAGGAGCAggaggagcgcggcggcggtggcccAGCCGCCGGCCCCGCGCGCCGCGGGGCGCCAGAGCTCGGCGGCGCCGAGGAGGGCCTCCAGCGGCGGCATGGGACGGGATGGGAGGCGCGCGCGCTCGGCTCGGGTCCGCGGCCTTGTTGCGGGGGGTTCCGTCCCCTCCCCTGCCTCGTTCCTTCCGTGATGGGGGAGAAAGCGAGGAGGCTAAAAGGAGAAAAATAATAATAGTCGGAGGAAAATAGGGGAAAAGGGAGAGGCGGGTGGCCGTGCTCGGACGGTCGCCGCAAGTTTTGTGACGGGCTGGGTTTatgcccccctttttccccctgggTTCAGACCTTGAGTGTAGTGGCTCACAATGAACTTTGAGTGGGTTACAAGAAATGGGCCACAAGAATCTCCTCTTTTTCTCACTGGATGAGTGTGATGTGCTTGAATCTTGGTGGTGGCCTTGGATAAGATGCGTGGCATGGTCCCGCTGGATGTCTCCTCTCATATTGTTATTTAACTGGTTTCGTGAATTGTAGGAGAAGAGAAGATAATTGCAGGAGAAGATTTTGACACACAGCGGAGCTTTATTTCGCTACTAGGAAGATCAGAGCACCTCTTGTTTTCATCTACGGTCTCTGCTTTGAATTGCTAGTGCGGAGTAAACAATTGATCATAGGATAGCATTCATATATAGTGTAAGTGTTTATAATAACAATTGAGAATatacaatattttttattaaaagaAAGGCCTCTCCCTTCGATTTTCATTAAGAAAACCCGACTGGTTCATACAGACTACTAACAGAAAAAAAAAAAGGTCCAAAGGCAGCGATATCTCCAGTCTAATTAACAGAACAGATGAGCAACACAACACAACACCTGCCAACAGCAAAGTACCATTACAATGACGCAACTTAAAGCATAAAAGTTTCCAGGCACAAGCAAACTAGTCTTATGACTTCCAAAGGAAAGACAATATAGATGTAAATGTTCTATATTTAGATAATGAATGTACATGTTCATTGAAGAATTCCATTCCCTTGTCTCGGTGGCCATGTAAATATGATACCATGTAACTATATTTACCCTTTTTTAGAGAGAGTTGAATATGGCGAGGTTGAAGCAGTTGAATTTCTATGTCTCTACTCTTTCGGTGGTGGTTCTTTGATTTAGTTTACACATGGGAGTTCAAAATCCTAGAGGGGAACTTACTACCCAGAGGATACATGTCATCAAAGAGATTTTTTTAAGCTGGGACTAACTATTACCTCGAATGATATTAATCTTAGGTAACAACATCACTCCAGGTAATGTTATTTGGATGTTTAGTTTGTGCACACATTATAATATTATGTATGTATGTTAGGACGACAAATGGCATGCTTTAAAATTTTGATATTTTGCACCACATTTTTGCGCAAGAAGATATATACATCATAGTCTTGTGCATCTGTCGACTCATGGAACCTATGTTGCATCCCACAGAGCCCAGATGGTGGAGCAGAGTTTGCTTTTTGGGTCGATTATGAGGGAGCAAAGTTAATGGCATTCCATGATGAAGCATGAGACAAAGCTTGGATGTCTAGGCGGGCCTCGTCATAGAGCCGAATCAAAGGCGCTAGCTTGGTGACTTGCTTTACCTTGCATAGGTAGCTTACCTTGTCATGTGGGATTGTATCACCTACTTGCATGTTTAGAGAACTAACTTCATCACATTTATCCCCAACATTGTAAATAAAAGCTAAAAACCCAAAGCCGTTtatccacccccccccccctagtTGAAATCTTTGATCCTTTCAGTACGCCCCAACCATCCGTCCTACCACGACATGGAAATATCATGTACTCCTTGAGAACGTTGCTCCAACTTTTATTAGAGGGAATGATATTTGGTCCGGTGGAGCTTCCTTGTGAGAAACGGTAGACCGAGCTACAAGCAAGAAAATGATCCTTAACAAGCGAGTAGTGGGGTGTTTAAATCAATTTTTGCTCTAGAGGTTTTCGTGCTTTCTTAATTGAGAATTTCAAATCAATATTAATATATTTTTTAGTCAATATCATTTGGATTTCTCTATAAAGAAATACTCTAGAAGGATATTAAAGTATACAGACATACACATACATATATATACAATAATTTAAGGAGTTGTgaaaatattaaaataaaaattCAAATACGCATGCAATTTTGTCATTTAAAAAAATCACATTTACGAGATTTGCTTTCACGGTCTTGTTACGGCAAATGTCTATAAAATGATAAAACCGGCATAACTTAATACCAATTGCATCTAGCGGAATTAAAATGTGGTTTGCAATTATCTATAATAAAACTATATAACAAAAAACATATAATTAATATTTAGCATTATTGTTATATAGtaatgtggtaagcaatccaaacaattgaAAAAACTAAGAAATTGAAAAATATACATGTTTACATTGTGTTATGCTAAAAATGAATTATAAAGAAgtatacaagtttaatatgaattaTATTTATTTTAACTCATAATGAAAGTTGTATTGTCCTTTGGTGCGGTAATGTCTATTGATGTAGAACAATATATCTATAAACATTAACTAATTACTTGAATCGATAAGTTTTGATCGCTTTTCTTAGGATACTACCGCACTGATGTGATGGcggcctgatctttcgatgagagtgggAATAACTATCGATTTGTTGGATTTTGACCTTGAAGATCCGGCTATACCGTACTCGACGATATGCCTCAACAATTgctaaaccaatctccgatggttattgaccttgccTTAGACACGATCAACCTGAAGAATGAGGTTCgagttcctgcaagcaaccgaagaatCGGCAAGAACAAAGGTGAATTGCAATCTCGAATTACGGATGAAAAAATGAGCACACCTAATAGATGAACAAGTTGGGGTTCCACTGTAGACCTGACAGGACGGTAGTCCTATGCGTCTCGTAGATGCAAATTGTAGTGATGACTAGACAATAAAATTAAACCCGAGTCATAACT encodes:
- the LOC119349265 gene encoding uncharacterized protein LOC119349265, which codes for MPPLEALLGAAELWRPAARGAGGWATAAALLLLLVAHLSVLLVRRRRRGRARLARQQEDAPAAPAPASPSPSSGSGSSTGVEGLVTEDDLRRLVGSLGVGARQPELEGWNPVIAKGNDAVSYKAWCERTKDGPPRYLSVTTYEGCSTELLRDFYMDNEYRMEWDNTVIKHEQLQCDEDSGIEIGRTVKKFPLLTPREYILAWRVWASDENSFYCLVKECEHSLAPIQRKFVRVRLLRSGWCIRKVPGRDACEITVLHHEDNGMNIEMAKLAFSKGIWNYICKMNNALRRYPQHRGPSISILTMRRLTKKFPQDLQINVDESNRSPVNTAAAVAPPTPSSGTSPCKQLGKKSSRETIASGLLLIGSIVCLSKGRSNLGAQLAMAFFLKKAFKQDKESGSSPRGRTDATVPMQ